The proteins below come from a single bacterium genomic window:
- a CDS encoding aspartate kinase yields MSLVVQKYGGSSVADIERIRRVARRVVATRAAGDRVVVVVSAMGHTTDALTRLAHEITPSPQRRELDMLLTAGEREAMALVSLAILNEGLEAVSFTGSQVGIITDRFHSDARIEEIRGDRLLRALRGKKIPIVAGFQGVSPEREITTLGRGGSDVTAVALAAALGAERCELYKDVDGIFTENPSEFPGVRLVPELSFEELAELAGSGSEVIHPRACALAAKYRVRLSIRSSFNDKRGTTVAKLEKMEKAFVRAMTHNHKLVRLSLVDVPKKKKCLHQVVTQLAAARVPIVFFNHGVVHGDRFDLSFIVPEEHLSTAKTILAKLAKQVRADRLDIKDSLCSVSVVGPGVGSDPDILSGTLETLHRVGVHLDAFSTSETRLSCFMDRKDLRLAAAALLARFRLKR; encoded by the coding sequence ATGTCCTTAGTCGTCCAGAAGTACGGCGGCAGCTCGGTCGCGGACATCGAGCGAATCCGCCGGGTCGCGCGGCGGGTCGTCGCAACCCGCGCCGCCGGCGACCGGGTCGTCGTCGTGGTCTCGGCGATGGGTCACACCACCGACGCGCTCACACGGCTGGCTCACGAAATCACGCCGAGCCCGCAGCGACGCGAACTCGACATGCTCCTGACCGCCGGCGAGCGGGAAGCGATGGCGCTGGTATCGCTTGCGATTCTCAACGAAGGGCTCGAGGCCGTGTCCTTCACCGGCTCTCAGGTCGGTATCATCACCGACCGGTTCCATTCCGACGCGCGCATCGAAGAGATTCGCGGCGACCGTCTCCTCCGCGCCCTGCGCGGGAAGAAGATCCCGATTGTCGCCGGCTTCCAGGGCGTCAGCCCGGAGCGCGAGATAACGACCCTCGGCCGCGGCGGCTCCGACGTCACCGCGGTCGCGCTCGCGGCCGCGCTGGGGGCCGAAAGATGCGAACTCTACAAGGATGTGGACGGCATCTTCACCGAGAACCCGTCCGAATTCCCGGGCGTGCGGCTCGTGCCCGAGCTCAGCTTCGAGGAGCTGGCCGAGCTCGCCGGTTCCGGCTCGGAAGTAATTCACCCGCGGGCATGCGCGCTCGCGGCCAAGTACCGGGTGCGGCTATCCATCCGGTCTTCGTTCAACGATAAGCGAGGTACGACAGTGGCCAAACTGGAAAAGATGGAGAAGGCTTTCGTCCGGGCGATGACGCACAACCACAAGCTGGTGCGGCTTTCGCTCGTCGATGTGCCGAAGAAGAAGAAATGCCTGCATCAGGTCGTAACCCAGCTTGCCGCGGCCCGGGTGCCGATTGTGTTCTTCAACCACGGCGTGGTGCACGGCGACCGGTTCGACCTGTCGTTCATCGTGCCCGAGGAGCATTTGAGCACGGCGAAGACGATACTGGCGAAGCTCGCGAAGCAGGTCCGGGCCGACCGGCTCGACATCAAGGACAGCCTTTGCTCGGTCTCCGTAGTCGGGCCGGGTGTCGGTTCCGACCCTGACATCCTCTCCGGGACGCTCGAAACCCTGCACCGGGTTGGCGTCCACCTCGACGCCTTCTCGACGTCGGAGACACGGCTGTCCTGCTTCATGGACCGGAAAGACCTGCGCCTTGCCGCGGCCGCGCTGCTGGCGCGATTCAGGCTGAAGAGATGA
- a CDS encoding cupin domain-containing protein, with translation MLIKKLKDCREITAGDGTRLRELLHPGSDAAAIRCSLAVAWVAPGKQSRPHRLKTAEVYYVVSGSGTMHIGDEAAAVSTGDAVYIPPGSVQWLENAGSDDIEFACIVDPAWRPEDEEIVQ, from the coding sequence ATGCTCATCAAGAAGCTGAAGGACTGCAGGGAAATCACGGCCGGCGACGGAACCAGGCTGCGTGAGCTGCTTCACCCTGGGAGTGATGCCGCCGCAATTCGCTGCTCGCTTGCGGTCGCGTGGGTCGCTCCGGGAAAGCAGTCCCGGCCGCACCGGCTGAAGACGGCCGAAGTGTACTACGTCGTTAGCGGCAGCGGCACGATGCACATCGGTGACGAAGCCGCCGCGGTCTCGACCGGCGACGCCGTCTACATACCTCCCGGCTCGGTTCAGTGGCTCGAGAATGCCGGCAGCGACGACATAGAGTTCGCCTGCATCGTGGACCCGGCCTGGCGGCCGGAGGACGAAGAAATCGTCCAATAG
- a CDS encoding Mut7-C RNAse domain-containing protein produces MIPEEQQVPAPDNRRQPRRHRPRGRGPRGHIAPPKNPENVSFLCDVMLGKLARELRLLGYDAAYDRTLGGMPAYRIARQSGRILLTRTSKLKGLPGTIYIPGQLAPEQVAQVKAEMEAGLKPAVPVEVEETPVPVAKPPVPRPQPQSAPASPPAEKIAAYGRCLQCNVPLEKLTREQARPSVPFFIYQIHHDFRGCPKCRKIYWPGNHVEQMAQRAGPPPRARRPFRGGPRRQQNTGETK; encoded by the coding sequence GTGATTCCCGAAGAACAGCAAGTTCCGGCGCCCGACAACCGCCGGCAGCCACGCCGTCACCGGCCTCGTGGCCGCGGCCCACGCGGCCACATCGCCCCGCCCAAGAACCCGGAGAACGTCAGCTTCCTCTGCGACGTGATGCTCGGCAAGCTGGCGCGAGAGCTGCGCCTGCTGGGCTACGACGCCGCGTACGACCGTACCCTGGGCGGCATGCCCGCCTACCGAATTGCGCGGCAGAGCGGCCGGATACTGCTTACCCGCACAAGCAAGCTCAAGGGATTGCCGGGGACGATATATATACCGGGCCAGCTCGCGCCGGAACAGGTGGCGCAGGTCAAGGCCGAGATGGAAGCGGGCCTGAAGCCTGCGGTCCCGGTCGAGGTCGAGGAGACGCCGGTGCCTGTCGCAAAGCCGCCGGTTCCTCGGCCGCAACCGCAAAGCGCGCCCGCGTCGCCGCCGGCCGAGAAGATAGCTGCCTACGGCCGGTGTCTGCAGTGCAACGTCCCGCTGGAGAAGCTGACCCGCGAGCAGGCGCGGCCGTCGGTGCCGTTCTTCATTTACCAGATTCATCACGATTTCCGTGGTTGCCCGAAGTGCCGCAAGATCTACTGGCCGGGTAACCATGTCGAACAGATGGCGCAGCGGGCCGGGCCGCCCCCGCGAGCGCGCCGGCCGTTCCGAGGCGGTCCCCGCAGACAGCAGAATACTGGAGAAACAAAGTAG
- the hutH gene encoding histidine ammonia-lyase: MAVVLDGKNLKIEDIVRVARRREKVELAPAAKARINNCRAFIEEKVKERAVMYGITTGIGELSETILTPEQTEQFQRYIVYSHSAGCGVPLPEETVRAAICSRINVLSNGHSGIRLKVVECMVDMLNKGVTPVVYDKGSVGACGDLSPMSQMALVLLGEGEAFYQGKRMSGAEAMKAAGVTPIQFEARDGLACINGSNMTAGWGALHLNDADHYYKVSEIAAALTLEVVNANMVAFDERIHKVRGYPGAVTCAENIRRLTADSEMLKQPGKKVQDAYSLRSTPQVVGGAKDALKWARYMFETELNGVGDNPLFFPDEKAYLTGANFQGTPLGLALDLAGECVTMIAVLSERRTNRLLNRNLSCGLPAFLTLGAGMFSGLMLTQYTQGMLVCEDRILSSPASVGSIPAAADQEDFVSMAFTAALKTRQILDNAWYVVAIELMAGAQAVEFRKPLKPGKGTQIAYDVVREYVQPMVEDRPVQEDINNLTAAVKSGELLDAVEHAVGKLN, from the coding sequence ATGGCGGTTGTACTAGACGGCAAGAACCTGAAAATCGAGGACATCGTCCGCGTGGCGCGACGGCGTGAAAAGGTTGAGCTGGCCCCGGCGGCTAAGGCGAGAATCAACAACTGCCGCGCTTTTATCGAGGAGAAGGTCAAGGAGCGGGCGGTGATGTACGGCATAACGACCGGCATCGGCGAGCTGTCCGAGACCATCCTGACCCCGGAACAGACCGAGCAGTTCCAGCGCTACATCGTTTACTCGCATTCGGCCGGGTGCGGCGTGCCGCTGCCCGAGGAGACGGTGCGGGCAGCCATCTGCTCGCGCATCAACGTTCTCTCCAACGGCCATTCCGGTATCCGGCTGAAGGTCGTGGAGTGCATGGTCGACATGCTCAACAAGGGTGTGACGCCGGTCGTCTACGACAAAGGCTCGGTCGGTGCATGCGGCGACCTCTCGCCGATGAGCCAGATGGCGCTCGTGCTGCTCGGTGAGGGCGAGGCGTTCTACCAGGGCAAGCGGATGAGCGGGGCCGAGGCGATGAAGGCGGCAGGCGTGACGCCGATCCAGTTCGAGGCGCGCGACGGCCTCGCCTGCATCAACGGCTCCAACATGACCGCGGGCTGGGGCGCGCTGCACCTGAACGACGCGGACCACTACTACAAGGTCTCGGAAATCGCTGCCGCGCTGACGTTGGAAGTCGTCAATGCCAACATGGTGGCCTTCGACGAGCGGATTCACAAGGTGCGCGGCTATCCCGGGGCAGTGACGTGCGCCGAGAATATCCGGCGGCTGACGGCCGATTCCGAGATGCTCAAGCAGCCGGGCAAGAAGGTCCAGGACGCCTACAGTCTGCGCTCCACCCCGCAGGTCGTGGGCGGGGCCAAGGACGCGCTCAAATGGGCGCGCTACATGTTCGAGACCGAATTGAACGGCGTCGGCGACAACCCGCTGTTCTTCCCGGACGAGAAGGCCTACCTGACCGGCGCCAACTTCCAGGGCACCCCGCTCGGGCTCGCGCTCGACCTGGCCGGCGAGTGCGTAACGATGATCGCGGTGCTGTCCGAACGCCGGACCAACCGGCTGCTGAACCGCAACCTGTCCTGCGGCCTGCCCGCTTTCCTGACCTTGGGCGCGGGGATGTTCTCCGGCCTGATGCTCACCCAGTACACGCAGGGCATGCTCGTCTGCGAAGACCGCATCCTATCGTCGCCGGCGTCAGTCGGCTCGATACCGGCCGCGGCCGACCAGGAAGACTTTGTGTCGATGGCGTTCACCGCCGCCCTGAAGACCAGACAGATTCTCGACAACGCCTGGTACGTCGTCGCCATCGAACTGATGGCGGGCGCGCAGGCGGTCGAGTTCCGCAAGCCGCTCAAGCCGGGCAAGGGGACGCAGATCGCCTACGACGTCGTGCGCGAGTACGTGCAGCCGATGGTCGAAGACCGGCCGGTCCAGGAAGACATCAACAACCTGACTGCCGCGGTGAAGTCGGGCGAACTGCTCGACGCGGTCGAGCACGCGGTCGGGAAACTGAACTAG
- a CDS encoding aminotransferase class I/II-fold pyridoxal phosphate-dependent enzyme, whose translation MREPSAARLGLIPPYLFQELDDLKSRAGHDLIDLGEGSPDQPAPRPISAALTRALKNTENHRYPSYLGKLAARAAVASWYRRRFHVELDPETEVSMLLGSKEGVAHLIWGTCGPGDTVAISDPGYPVYLNQSRLAGATPIPVPLEEKNHFLVDLDWLSRIAPRIKLLCLNFPSNPTAAVATIEFYREVVALAQRHGFFVVNDNVYSELYFGRSRPPSILEVPGARDRCVEFHSLSKTFNMAGWRIGMAVGNSRLIKSLLKIKQNTDSGPFGAIQDAAVCALQSGAKFAAANRAMYKRRRDAFCGELVRHGWDVNVPEATFYIWARVPPGHDTAPAGESASLIFTRQMLSNCRVMCAPGTGFGQYGEGFVRFALIAPEKQLKEAGHRIGKWLNNE comes from the coding sequence ATGCGCGAGCCGTCTGCGGCCAGATTAGGTCTGATTCCGCCGTATCTTTTCCAGGAACTCGACGACCTCAAGTCCCGGGCCGGCCACGACCTGATTGACCTAGGTGAGGGCAGTCCTGACCAGCCGGCTCCCAGGCCCATTTCCGCCGCGCTCACCCGGGCACTGAAGAATACAGAGAACCACCGCTATCCGAGCTATCTGGGCAAGCTCGCCGCGCGTGCGGCCGTGGCGTCATGGTATCGCCGCCGGTTCCACGTCGAGCTCGACCCGGAAACCGAGGTCTCGATGCTGCTCGGGTCGAAGGAAGGCGTCGCTCACCTGATTTGGGGCACGTGTGGCCCCGGCGACACGGTCGCGATTTCCGACCCCGGATACCCGGTGTATCTGAACCAGTCGCGACTGGCCGGCGCTACTCCGATTCCGGTGCCGCTCGAAGAGAAGAACCACTTCCTCGTCGACCTCGACTGGCTGTCGCGCATCGCGCCGCGCATCAAGCTTCTCTGCCTGAACTTCCCCAGCAATCCGACTGCGGCGGTAGCTACGATTGAATTCTACCGCGAGGTCGTGGCCCTGGCCCAGCGCCATGGCTTCTTCGTCGTCAACGACAACGTCTACTCGGAGCTCTACTTCGGCAGGAGTCGGCCGCCGAGCATCCTCGAAGTGCCCGGCGCCAGGGACCGCTGCGTCGAGTTCCACTCCCTGTCCAAGACCTTCAATATGGCCGGGTGGCGCATCGGCATGGCGGTCGGCAACTCGCGGCTGATAAAATCCCTGCTCAAGATAAAGCAGAACACCGATTCCGGCCCGTTTGGGGCGATTCAGGACGCGGCAGTGTGCGCCCTGCAGTCCGGTGCCAAGTTCGCCGCGGCCAACCGCGCGATGTACAAACGGCGCCGGGACGCCTTCTGCGGCGAATTGGTCAGACACGGCTGGGACGTGAATGTTCCCGAAGCCACGTTCTACATCTGGGCCCGCGTCCCTCCCGGTCACGACACCGCACCTGCCGGCGAGTCGGCGTCGCTCATCTTCACGCGCCAGATGCTTTCCAACTGCCGTGTGATGTGCGCCCCGGGTACCGGCTTTGGCCAGTACGGCGAAGGGTTCGTCCGGTTTGCGCTTATCGCCCCCGAGAAGCAATTGAAGGAAGCCGGTCACCGAATCGGCAAATGGCTCAACAACGAATGA
- a CDS encoding T9SS type A sorting domain-containing protein → MLRAVFAAVLVLAAFVSAQELPYVPGQTPAASTHNFRLDRTAVQRAQAQSPGGKVWTRLARMTPAQRANARINIELDANATSEALAFARTVEANWNDGRYDDALAGFESLARLTDPAEIAIGCSWRKPVPTIQTALWGTDVRIGNRDSVQLVRLDVDRATGHLFAVLKYPSGSSNYWSINLSTDGGATWSETYEWSTSLSMYSVSTTVMTDYCYVAYDGGASPNREARIRRFSASTGAQAPFTGGAYYITVYTAAANDSIKEVSVVSNQDYFNNRLYCLAITYSGTLAFVWSDTGAVAWTEIATGVTNADRGLSDCTNEGYDSLFLWASYYDKSNNLRIDTDRPGDVWGNVLSSPAGTSTPLTSIGAYHDTLLCAFDYQGSSVYWCKYFVSYNGGTNWSWLYLDPDTMTTSESPAVMLRGGGGEGAVYRYYTPTRSLRYTWRPYTGGSWSTPVSIAANQPYWNQPGIQYLGSGNFGVAYLSWSTPSIRGAYFVRSDSTGVAEQRRLVMEENILSVTPNPLSGSGRLNYTLNRPADLRVQVYDRAGRVVRTLFDGHSPAGRQSLGFDAAGMTPGVYFVRANADGATLTVPMTIVK, encoded by the coding sequence ATGTTACGTGCCGTTTTCGCCGCAGTTCTTGTGCTGGCGGCATTCGTGTCTGCGCAGGAACTGCCGTATGTTCCCGGACAGACTCCCGCAGCGTCAACCCACAACTTCAGGCTGGACCGGACGGCCGTGCAGCGGGCGCAGGCGCAGTCCCCGGGCGGAAAGGTGTGGACGAGGCTTGCGCGGATGACTCCGGCCCAACGCGCCAACGCCCGGATCAACATCGAGCTGGACGCTAACGCCACCAGTGAAGCACTGGCGTTCGCTCGCACGGTCGAAGCGAACTGGAACGACGGCCGGTACGATGACGCGCTGGCAGGATTTGAGTCGCTGGCCCGCCTGACCGACCCGGCTGAGATCGCCATCGGTTGCTCGTGGCGAAAGCCGGTGCCGACGATTCAGACCGCCCTATGGGGCACCGACGTCCGCATCGGCAACCGCGATTCAGTCCAGCTTGTCCGTCTCGACGTTGATCGTGCCACCGGCCACCTGTTTGCGGTCCTGAAATACCCGTCGGGCTCGAGCAACTACTGGTCGATCAACCTCTCGACCGACGGCGGCGCAACTTGGAGCGAAACCTACGAATGGTCCACTTCCCTCAGCATGTACTCGGTCAGTACTACGGTAATGACCGACTACTGCTACGTCGCGTACGATGGCGGAGCCAGCCCGAACCGTGAGGCACGCATCCGCCGCTTCAGCGCCAGCACGGGAGCGCAAGCTCCGTTCACCGGCGGCGCTTACTACATCACGGTCTACACCGCGGCGGCGAACGACTCCATCAAGGAAGTTTCGGTCGTCTCGAACCAGGACTACTTCAACAACCGGCTTTATTGTCTTGCCATTACGTACAGCGGCACGCTCGCATTTGTCTGGTCCGACACCGGAGCGGTAGCGTGGACTGAGATAGCGACCGGCGTGACGAACGCCGACCGCGGTCTCTCGGATTGCACAAACGAAGGGTACGATTCGCTCTTCCTCTGGGCTTCCTACTACGACAAGAGCAACAACCTGCGGATTGACACCGACAGGCCGGGAGACGTGTGGGGGAATGTCCTCTCTAGTCCGGCCGGGACCTCCACTCCGCTGACTTCAATCGGCGCCTACCACGACACGCTTCTCTGTGCCTTTGACTACCAGGGATCGTCGGTGTACTGGTGTAAGTACTTTGTCAGCTACAACGGCGGCACGAACTGGAGTTGGCTGTACCTCGACCCCGACACCATGACGACCTCCGAGTCGCCGGCGGTCATGCTGCGCGGCGGCGGCGGCGAAGGGGCTGTCTACCGCTATTACACCCCGACTCGGTCATTACGCTACACTTGGCGGCCCTACACCGGCGGTTCTTGGAGCACTCCCGTGTCGATTGCGGCCAACCAGCCGTATTGGAACCAGCCCGGGATCCAATACCTGGGCAGTGGCAATTTCGGCGTCGCCTACTTAAGCTGGAGCACCCCGTCCATCCGCGGTGCGTACTTCGTCCGGAGCGACTCGACCGGCGTTGCCGAACAGCGGCGGTTGGTGATGGAAGAGAACATTCTTAGCGTCACACCGAACCCGCTCTCGGGCAGCGGCCGGCTGAACTACACGCTCAATCGGCCCGCCGACCTGCGGGTGCAGGTGTACGACCGCGCGGGTCGCGTCGTGCGGACGCTCTTCGACGGCCACAGCCCTGCAGGCAGACAGTCGCTCGGGTTCGACGCTGCGGGCATGACGCCCGGCGTGTACTTCGTGCGTGCCAACGCCGACGGTGCAACGCTAACGGTGCCGATGACGATTGTGAAGTAG